From one Catellatospora sp. IY07-71 genomic stretch:
- a CDS encoding S9 family peptidase — protein sequence MRRTFIAALGAALLLALTPSAAPAADDVYTPPAGLTATDLTFANGATTLHGSVVRRADLDPARRHPAIVLVHGSGPAARVDLGQEAEVFARAGLVTLIYDKRADYTKFHRDYSALADDALAGVRALAALPDVDPARTGLWGLSEGGWVAPLAASRSADAKFLITIGAPGLPPARTQAWNLVNRITRAGVSAPTAEAIVATGMGLAIATNGFPEAAYDPVPALRAVRQPVLAIWGELDTQVPPRESAEVFRRELTASPSVTVRILPHGSHAGRVTTDGYDRVGGPTIGGFVMGELLPGYGTVMTDWLTSVTGGNVPASAADPLPEQSTLSRPAGPVSLLWWAGFALLVVALLSWPGWALIRRLRGRRGRPAGAVAARWLVVTGLTAALGGIVYAVMTVATSGKQISGDLLGQPLPWLLLRGVAAAALVCTALLVPALRTATGATRVRLAVVAGGGVLLAPFALALGLLLP from the coding sequence ATGAGACGAACGTTCATCGCTGCTCTCGGAGCCGCTCTGCTGCTCGCCCTCACCCCTTCGGCCGCGCCCGCCGCCGACGACGTGTACACCCCTCCGGCCGGGCTGACCGCCACCGACCTGACCTTCGCCAACGGCGCCACCACACTGCACGGTTCGGTGGTGCGCCGCGCGGACCTCGACCCGGCACGGCGGCACCCGGCGATCGTGCTCGTGCACGGCTCCGGTCCGGCCGCGCGGGTGGACCTGGGCCAGGAGGCCGAGGTGTTCGCGCGGGCGGGCCTGGTCACGCTCATCTACGACAAGCGCGCGGACTACACGAAGTTCCACCGGGACTACTCGGCCCTGGCCGACGACGCGCTCGCGGGGGTGCGGGCGCTGGCCGCGCTGCCCGACGTGGACCCGGCGCGCACCGGGCTGTGGGGCTTGAGCGAGGGCGGGTGGGTGGCGCCGCTGGCCGCGTCGCGCTCGGCGGACGCCAAGTTCCTGATCACCATCGGGGCGCCGGGCCTGCCACCGGCGCGTACCCAGGCGTGGAACCTGGTCAACCGGATCACCCGGGCCGGGGTGAGCGCGCCCACCGCCGAGGCGATCGTCGCCACCGGCATGGGCCTGGCCATCGCGACCAACGGGTTCCCGGAGGCCGCCTACGATCCGGTGCCGGCGCTGCGGGCGGTCCGGCAGCCGGTGCTGGCGATCTGGGGCGAGTTGGACACGCAGGTCCCGCCACGGGAGAGCGCGGAGGTCTTCCGGCGTGAGCTGACCGCGAGCCCGAGCGTGACCGTCCGGATCCTGCCGCACGGCTCGCACGCGGGCCGGGTCACCACCGACGGCTACGACCGGGTCGGCGGCCCGACGATCGGCGGCTTCGTGATGGGCGAACTGCTCCCCGGCTACGGCACCGTGATGACGGACTGGCTCACCTCGGTGACCGGCGGCAACGTGCCCGCCTCGGCCGCCGATCCGCTGCCGGAGCAGAGCACCCTCAGCCGCCCGGCCGGTCCGGTGTCCCTACTGTGGTGGGCCGGGTTCGCGCTGCTCGTCGTGGCGCTGCTGAGCTGGCCGGGGTGGGCGCTGATCCGGCGGCTGCGCGGCCGACGCGGCCGTCCTGCGGGAGCGGTCGCGGCACGCTGGCTCGTCGTGACCGGCCTGACCGCTGCGCTCGGCGGCATCGTGTACGCGGTCATGACGGTGGCCACCTCGGGCAAGCAGATCAGCGGCGACCTGCTCGGCCAGCCGCTGCCCTGGCTGCTGCTGCGCGGGGTCGCCGCGGCCGCGCTGGTCTGCACCGCGCTGCTGGTGCCTGCGCTGCGCACCGCGACCGGTGCGACACGGGTGCGGCTCGCGGTGGTGGCGGGCGGCGGGGTGCTGCTGGCGCCGTTCGCGCTGGCGCTGGGCCTGCTGCTGCCCTGA
- a CDS encoding PhzF family phenazine biosynthesis protein, producing the protein MEILRYAAFSTDPKGGNPAGVVLDATGLDSAAMLRIAADVGYSETAFLVARGGGRFGVRYFSPLAEVPFCGHATIAAAVAYAERHGTGPLVFDTPAGTVDVLTGDADGTVTATLTSVPPRTAPLSEDDLAELLTALGWTADDLDPALPPRLAFAGVWHPVIAAGSRARLAELDYDFAALGELMARRGWTTVDLVWRESAHVFHARNPFPPGGVVEDPATGAAAAALGGYLRELGLVGTPATVTVHQGDDMGRPSLLTVGIGVGEGTGIAVSGAGVPL; encoded by the coding sequence ATGGAGATCCTGCGGTATGCCGCGTTCAGCACCGATCCGAAGGGCGGCAACCCGGCCGGGGTGGTCCTCGACGCCACCGGCCTCGACAGCGCCGCCATGCTGCGCATCGCCGCCGACGTCGGTTACTCGGAGACGGCGTTCCTGGTCGCGCGCGGCGGCGGCCGGTTCGGCGTGCGCTACTTCAGCCCGCTGGCGGAGGTGCCGTTCTGCGGGCATGCGACGATCGCCGCCGCGGTCGCGTACGCCGAGCGCCACGGCACCGGCCCGCTGGTCTTCGACACGCCCGCGGGCACGGTCGACGTGCTGACCGGTGACGCCGACGGCACGGTGACGGCGACGCTGACCAGCGTGCCCCCGCGCACCGCACCACTGTCCGAGGACGACCTCGCCGAGCTGCTGACGGCGCTGGGCTGGACGGCGGACGACCTCGACCCGGCGCTGCCGCCCCGGCTGGCCTTCGCCGGGGTCTGGCACCCGGTGATCGCGGCCGGGAGCCGGGCCCGGCTGGCGGAGCTGGACTACGACTTCGCGGCGCTGGGCGAGCTGATGGCCCGTCGCGGCTGGACCACCGTCGACCTGGTGTGGCGGGAATCGGCGCACGTGTTCCACGCCCGCAACCCCTTCCCGCCCGGTGGCGTGGTCGAGGACCCGGCCACCGGTGCCGCGGCCGCCGCGCTCGGCGGTTACCTGCGTGAACTCGGCCTGGTCGGCACGCCCGCCACCGTCACCGTGCACCAGGGCGACGATATGGGCAGGCCCAGCCTGCTCACCGTCGGTATCGGCGTGGGCGAGGGGACAGGCATCGCCGTGTCGGGCGCGGGCGTCCCGCTCTAG
- a CDS encoding sensor histidine kinase, with translation MERATRRPRGGQSLAGLRRTAFGPDYPPTGVPRPRWARLRLFAAPVLLLALVGLTAAAGEYLSDNRGMSGGTTLVLAVAGTAPAALAPYRPLWAWRLALLAEFIGTAGFTATESWPWNPVQILAFLFVLFVVAVRAEPTVSAWCFLLSLLPVWMYVPNRANAWGVTVLFTALLLVGDQVRRRRRSQQELAVQAERSELEQAKRAVLEERTRIARELHDVVAHSMSMIAVRAETAPYRLPELPGSARDEFTEIAGSARVALDDMRRLLTVLRQSGDRALTAPQPGLAELTQLVEEARAAGVDAALTASVPQGAVGEAVALTAYRIVQEALANAARYAPGARVEVAVRGTAEEMSVLVRNGPPVGTPERPARGGHGLVGMRERVHILGGELAAQATGDGGFAVTARLPHGGVL, from the coding sequence ATGGAGCGCGCGACGAGACGGCCGCGGGGCGGGCAGTCGCTCGCGGGCCTGCGGCGCACGGCGTTCGGGCCGGACTATCCGCCCACGGGCGTGCCCCGCCCGCGGTGGGCGCGCCTGCGCCTGTTCGCGGCGCCGGTGCTGCTGCTCGCGCTGGTCGGCCTGACCGCGGCGGCGGGCGAGTACCTGTCGGACAACCGCGGCATGTCCGGCGGCACTACGCTGGTGCTGGCAGTGGCCGGTACGGCCCCGGCGGCTCTGGCGCCGTACCGGCCGCTGTGGGCCTGGCGGCTGGCGTTACTGGCCGAGTTCATCGGCACGGCCGGGTTCACCGCCACCGAGTCGTGGCCGTGGAACCCGGTGCAGATTCTCGCGTTCCTGTTCGTGCTGTTCGTCGTCGCGGTACGCGCCGAGCCGACCGTGAGCGCCTGGTGTTTCCTGCTCAGCCTGCTGCCGGTGTGGATGTACGTGCCGAACCGGGCCAACGCCTGGGGCGTCACGGTGCTGTTCACCGCGCTCCTGCTGGTCGGCGACCAGGTGCGCCGACGGCGGCGCAGCCAGCAGGAGCTGGCGGTGCAGGCCGAGCGCAGCGAGCTGGAGCAGGCCAAACGCGCCGTGCTGGAGGAGCGCACCCGGATCGCCCGCGAGCTGCACGACGTCGTCGCGCACTCGATGTCGATGATCGCGGTACGCGCCGAGACCGCCCCGTACCGGCTGCCGGAGCTGCCCGGATCCGCCCGCGACGAGTTCACCGAGATCGCCGGTTCGGCACGGGTGGCGCTGGACGACATGCGCCGCCTGCTGACCGTGCTGCGCCAGAGCGGCGACCGCGCGCTGACCGCGCCGCAGCCCGGCCTGGCCGAACTCACCCAGCTCGTCGAGGAGGCCCGCGCGGCCGGGGTGGACGCCGCCCTGACCGCGAGCGTGCCGCAGGGCGCGGTCGGCGAGGCGGTGGCGCTGACGGCGTACCGGATCGTGCAGGAGGCGCTCGCGAACGCGGCCCGGTACGCGCCCGGCGCGCGGGTCGAGGTGGCGGTGCGCGGCACGGCCGAAGAGATGTCGGTGCTGGTCCGCAACGGCCCGCCGGTGGGCACGCCGGAGCGGCCCGCGCGGGGCGGGCACGGCCTGGTCGGGATGCGGGAACGGGTCCATATCCTGGGCGGCGAGCTGGCCGCGCAGGCGACGGGTGACGGTGGGTTCGCCGTGACGGCCCGGCTGCCCCACGGAGGAGTCCTTTGA
- a CDS encoding response regulator transcription factor has product MIKVLIADDQAMVRQGFGALLSAQPDLVVVGDAADGAEAVAAARRFDPDVVLMDVRMPVMDGLEATRRLAGAERPKVVILTTFDLDDYVYEALRAGASGFLLKDAPAADLVHAVRVVAGGEALLAPSVTRRLIAEFAARPRPDRPRPVSLHALTARETEVLRMVARGLSNQEIAAALVLAEQTVKTHVSRMLTKCGLRDRAQAVVLAYESGLVAAGE; this is encoded by the coding sequence TTGATCAAGGTGCTGATCGCCGACGACCAGGCCATGGTGCGTCAGGGATTCGGCGCGCTGCTGTCCGCCCAGCCCGACCTGGTCGTGGTCGGCGACGCCGCCGACGGCGCCGAGGCGGTGGCCGCGGCCCGGCGCTTCGACCCGGACGTGGTCCTGATGGACGTGCGCATGCCCGTGATGGACGGCCTTGAGGCGACCCGGCGGCTGGCCGGCGCCGAACGCCCGAAGGTGGTCATCCTGACCACCTTCGACCTCGACGACTACGTGTACGAGGCGCTGCGCGCCGGGGCCAGCGGCTTCCTGCTCAAGGACGCCCCCGCCGCCGACCTGGTGCACGCAGTGCGGGTGGTGGCGGGCGGCGAGGCGCTGCTCGCGCCGTCGGTGACGCGGCGGCTGATCGCCGAGTTCGCCGCGCGGCCCCGCCCGGACCGGCCCCGCCCGGTGTCGCTGCACGCGCTGACCGCGCGCGAGACCGAGGTGCTGCGGATGGTGGCGCGCGGCCTGTCCAACCAGGAGATCGCCGCCGCGCTGGTGCTGGCCGAGCAGACCGTCAAGACGCACGTCAGCCGGATGCTGACCAAGTGCGGGCTGCGCGACCGGGCGCAGGCGGTGGTGCTGGCGTACGAGTCGGGTCTGGTCGCCGCGGGCGAGTAG